One genomic segment of Thermus thermamylovorans includes these proteins:
- the nuoB gene encoding NADH-quinone oxidoreductase subunit NuoB has protein sequence MSLMQTLRIGRLARPLEDLLRVPDHAFGYPLLRPEGLTEEAQEALLGLCPSGAFFREGRTFGLDLARCVGCGRCALARPEAVGEMKRLEVAVTRKEDLVQRVDLERGTFLDPGPPPPPRPELALPTLAFREVSAGDTGLADSEVALAGNPFNDMGRFGFSVVASPRHADALLVTGPVSRNMAEALRRTYEAVPEPKGVVAVGNEAISGGVFAGSPEVVGGVDRVVPVDVYVPGDPPRPGAILFGLLLLAGRVRQRLVGGVLR, from the coding sequence ATGAGCCTAATGCAAACCTTACGCATCGGTCGTTTGGCCCGGCCCCTCGAGGACCTCCTCAGGGTACCGGACCACGCCTTCGGCTACCCCCTCCTGCGCCCCGAGGGCCTCACGGAGGAAGCGCAGGAGGCGCTCCTTGGCCTCTGTCCCAGCGGGGCCTTCTTCCGGGAGGGGCGGACCTTCGGTCTGGACCTGGCCCGTTGTGTGGGCTGCGGGCGCTGCGCCCTGGCCCGCCCCGAGGCGGTAGGGGAGATGAAGCGCCTTGAGGTGGCCGTGACCCGTAAGGAGGACCTGGTTCAGCGGGTGGACCTGGAGCGCGGCACCTTCCTGGACCCCGGTCCCCCGCCCCCGCCGCGCCCCGAGCTGGCCCTCCCTACCCTGGCCTTCCGGGAGGTGAGCGCTGGGGACACAGGCCTTGCGGACTCGGAGGTGGCCCTTGCGGGCAACCCCTTCAACGACATGGGGCGGTTCGGCTTTTCCGTGGTGGCCTCGCCCCGGCACGCCGACGCCCTCTTGGTCACGGGCCCGGTGAGCCGCAACATGGCTGAGGCCCTCCGGCGTACCTACGAGGCCGTGCCGGAGCCCAAGGGGGTGGTGGCCGTGGGCAACGAGGCCATCTCCGGCGGGGTGTTTGCGGGTAGCCCCGAGGTGGTGGGCGGGGTGGACCGGGTGGTGCCCGTGGACGTTTACGTGCCCGGCGACCCCCCGCGCCCTGGGGCCATCCTCTTTGGCCTCCTCCTCCTGGCGGGCCGGGTGCGCCAGCGCCTGGTGGGCGGGGTCTTGCGCTAA
- a CDS encoding pyridoxal-phosphate-dependent aminotransferase family protein: MDWLLTPGPVRLHPKALQALARPQLHHRTEPARELFLKARTLLQEAFRTQGEVLILTGSGTLAMEALVLNLFAPGERVLVPVYGKFSERFAEIAESAGLEVDRLELPYGKVPTPERVARPGYAGLLLVHSETSTGALADLPALAQAFREANPEGLVGADMVTSLLVREVALEAWGVDAAASGSQKGLMCPPGLGFVALSPRALERLRPRGYYLDLTRELKAQREGESAWTPAINLVGAVAAVLEEVLPRLEAHLALKAWQNDLLYQVGEELGLLAVPEARSPAVAAFHLPEGVPYRAVKEAFARRHAVIAGGQGPLKGKIFRLSLMGHYDRYEALGVAALFKEAFADILPPS, encoded by the coding sequence ATGGACTGGCTCCTCACCCCTGGACCCGTACGGCTTCACCCTAAGGCTTTGCAGGCCCTGGCCCGCCCCCAGCTTCACCACCGCACCGAGCCCGCCCGGGAGCTTTTCCTAAAGGCTCGCACCCTCCTCCAGGAAGCCTTCCGCACGCAAGGAGAGGTCCTGATCCTCACGGGAAGCGGCACCCTGGCCATGGAGGCTTTGGTCCTAAACCTCTTTGCCCCTGGGGAAAGGGTGCTGGTGCCCGTCTACGGCAAGTTCTCCGAGCGCTTCGCCGAGATCGCGGAGAGCGCGGGGCTGGAGGTGGACCGCCTGGAGCTTCCCTACGGGAAGGTGCCCACCCCGGAGAGGGTGGCCAGGCCGGGGTATGCGGGCCTCCTCCTGGTGCACTCCGAGACCTCCACCGGGGCCCTGGCCGACCTCCCCGCCCTGGCCCAGGCCTTCCGGGAGGCCAACCCCGAAGGCCTGGTGGGGGCGGACATGGTCACGAGCCTTTTGGTGCGGGAGGTGGCCCTCGAGGCCTGGGGAGTAGACGCTGCGGCCTCCGGTAGCCAAAAGGGCCTCATGTGCCCCCCGGGGCTGGGTTTTGTGGCCCTGAGCCCAAGGGCCCTGGAAAGGCTTAGGCCCCGGGGCTACTACCTGGACCTCACCCGGGAACTCAAGGCCCAGCGGGAAGGGGAGAGCGCCTGGACCCCGGCCATCAACCTGGTGGGGGCGGTGGCTGCGGTCTTGGAGGAGGTCCTACCCCGGCTGGAGGCGCACCTGGCCCTCAAGGCCTGGCAGAACGACCTCCTCTACCAGGTGGGGGAGGAGCTGGGCCTCTTGGCGGTGCCCGAGGCGAGGAGCCCGGCGGTGGCCGCCTTCCACCTGCCGGAGGGGGTGCCTTACCGGGCGGTAAAGGAGGCCTTCGCCCGCCGCCACGCGGTCATCGCCGGGGGGCAGGGGCCCCTCAAGGGGAAGATCTTCCGCCTTTCCCTCATGGGCCACTACGACCGCTACGAAGCCCTGGGGGTGGCGGCCCTCTTCAAAGAGGCCTTTGCCGATATTCTTCCACCTTCTTGA
- a CDS encoding TIGR01440 family protein yields the protein MENLKRQAEAAIREFLELFPMERGSLFVLGGSTSEVLGEKVGTRPSLEAAEAILEGLLPPLLERGIWVAVQGCEHLNRALVVEREAARAYGLEEVTVYPHPKAGGSLATAAFLRFQNPVMVESLKAQAQGGMDVGGVLIGMHLRPVAVPLRLSLRRIGEAVLLAAKTRPKLVGGARAVYTREEMLKKVEEYRQRPL from the coding sequence ATGGAAAACCTGAAGCGCCAGGCGGAAGCCGCCATCCGGGAGTTTCTGGAGCTCTTCCCCATGGAGCGGGGAAGCCTCTTCGTTCTGGGGGGCTCCACCAGCGAGGTTTTAGGGGAGAAGGTGGGGACGAGGCCGAGCCTCGAGGCCGCCGAGGCCATCCTGGAAGGCCTCCTTCCCCCCTTGTTGGAGCGGGGAATATGGGTGGCGGTCCAGGGGTGCGAGCACCTGAACCGGGCCCTGGTGGTGGAGCGGGAAGCCGCCCGGGCCTATGGCCTGGAGGAGGTCACGGTCTACCCCCACCCCAAGGCGGGGGGCAGCCTGGCCACCGCCGCCTTCTTACGCTTCCAAAACCCGGTGATGGTGGAGTCCCTGAAGGCCCAGGCCCAGGGGGGGATGGACGTGGGCGGGGTGCTGATCGGCATGCACCTCCGCCCGGTGGCCGTGCCCCTCCGGCTTTCCCTGCGGCGGATCGGGGAGGCGGTACTCCTCGCCGCTAAGACCCGACCCAAGCTGGTGGGCGGGGCCCGGGCGGTCTACACCCGGGAGGAGATGCTCAAGAAGGTGGAAGAATATCGGCAAAGGCCTCTTTGA
- the mqnP gene encoding menaquinone biosynthesis prenyltransferase MqnP, producing the protein MRRLRLYLELLRFEHTLFALPFAYGGMLLAAGGWPGGRTFLLITLAMVGARTMAMALNRLIDWRIDALNPRTQNRHLPQGLVKPGETLFLALLGLALLVYAGLALNPLTARLLPVAVFFLTIYSYTKRFTWLCHYVLGLTIGAAAAGGWIAVTGSFHPTAYALWAGVGLWIAGFDILYATQDYAFDRAYGVKSIPARFGIPKALQVARATHLLAWLAFLLAGLGYGAGAWYFLGLVLVGLLLVLEHRLISPEDLSRVDVAFFQANVGVSLGMFLFIVLDLVF; encoded by the coding sequence GTGAGGCGCCTCCGGCTCTACCTGGAGCTTTTGCGCTTTGAGCACACCCTCTTCGCCCTCCCCTTCGCCTACGGGGGAATGCTCCTGGCGGCGGGGGGTTGGCCCGGGGGGCGCACCTTCCTCCTCATCACCCTGGCCATGGTGGGGGCCAGGACCATGGCTATGGCCCTGAACCGCCTCATCGACTGGCGGATCGACGCCCTGAACCCCCGCACGCAAAACCGCCACCTGCCCCAGGGGCTGGTGAAGCCTGGGGAAACCCTTTTCCTGGCCCTCTTAGGCCTTGCCCTTCTGGTCTACGCGGGCCTGGCCCTGAACCCCCTCACCGCCAGGCTCCTTCCCGTAGCGGTCTTTTTCCTCACCATCTACAGCTACACCAAGCGCTTCACCTGGCTCTGCCACTACGTCCTGGGCCTCACCATCGGGGCAGCGGCTGCGGGAGGATGGATTGCGGTTACGGGGAGCTTCCACCCCACCGCCTACGCCCTATGGGCCGGGGTGGGGCTTTGGATCGCGGGGTTTGACATCCTCTACGCCACCCAGGACTACGCCTTTGACCGGGCTTACGGGGTGAAGAGCATCCCCGCCCGCTTCGGCATCCCCAAAGCCCTCCAGGTGGCCCGGGCCACCCACCTCCTGGCCTGGCTGGCCTTTCTCTTGGCGGGCCTGGGCTACGGAGCGGGGGCGTGGTACTTCCTGGGCCTGGTTCTGGTGGGCCTCCTCTTGGTCCTGGAGCATCGGCTGATCTCTCCCGAGGACCTCTCCCGGGTGGACGTGGCCTTCTTCCAGGCCAACGTGGGGGTGAGCCTGGGGATGTTTCTCTTCATTGTGCTGGACCTGGTGTTTTGA
- the panD gene encoding aspartate 1-decarboxylase has translation MFHAKIHRATVTGADLHYVGSVTVDQDLLDAAGILPYEQVDIYDISNGARLTTYALPGERGSGVVQINGAAAHLVRPGDLVILVAYGVFEEEEAKGLKPKVVLVDEKNRILEVREG, from the coding sequence ATGTTCCACGCCAAGATCCACCGGGCCACGGTGACCGGGGCCGACCTGCACTACGTGGGCTCGGTAACCGTGGACCAGGACCTGCTGGACGCGGCGGGTATCCTCCCCTACGAGCAGGTGGACATCTACGACATCTCCAACGGAGCCCGGCTCACCACCTACGCCCTGCCCGGGGAACGGGGCTCGGGAGTGGTGCAGATCAACGGGGCCGCCGCCCATCTGGTGCGCCCAGGGGACCTGGTGATCCTGGTGGCCTACGGGGTCTTTGAGGAGGAAGAGGCCAAAGGCCTCAAGCCCAAGGTGGTGCTGGTGGATGAGAAAAACCGCATCCTGGAGGTGCGCGAAGGGTGA
- a CDS encoding Rqc2 family fibronectin-binding protein, whose protein sequence is MEGLLIHALLRELAPELPAQNLGLAFPDEGSLALLLKGRSGRIFNLVLRYRPPSPSLVLEGGTLLGEAKTPFQRMLQARMRGPLLAAEQLKLDRVVFLRFAGEKGFVDTPPSTLVLEATGRNANLLLLDEAGRILGVDRVITQEVNRYRELRPGLPYTPPPPYEKLDPRTLKAEDLRLLLGRPLKEVVRHVDGVGLELMRELARRAGLTPETPLDEAALERVFQALKGLVEDPALRTALTEELRAKWAEEEKEALRKPLLEALERERKTLLARLADYQRALDRLEEAAALRQKADLLLARLKEVPKGAEKVVLEGFDGKPVEVALGPTVSPQENAKKLYERARRLEALAERALDLIPKTEAKVQALEGEMARLRQADLAELLALTRKPREGKGSKVGLRYTSPSGFAVWVGRNAKENDLLTRAAHSEDLWFHAQGVPGSHVILKVEGQNPPLEDLLFAARLAAYHSKARGEAQVPVDYTRKKHVWRPRKAAPGQALYTHAKTLFVEGTLPKAVAEE, encoded by the coding sequence ATGGAAGGACTCCTGATCCACGCCCTGTTGCGGGAGCTCGCCCCCGAGCTCCCCGCCCAAAACCTGGGCCTGGCCTTCCCCGACGAGGGGAGCCTGGCCCTCCTCCTCAAAGGCCGCTCGGGGCGCATCTTCAACCTGGTTCTCCGCTACCGCCCCCCAAGCCCGAGCCTGGTCCTGGAGGGGGGGACCCTCCTGGGGGAGGCCAAGACCCCCTTCCAGCGGATGCTCCAGGCCCGGATGAGGGGGCCCCTTCTGGCGGCGGAGCAGCTCAAGCTGGACCGGGTGGTCTTCCTGCGCTTCGCCGGGGAGAAGGGCTTCGTGGACACCCCCCCTTCCACCCTGGTCTTGGAGGCCACGGGCCGGAACGCCAACCTCCTCCTCCTGGACGAGGCGGGGCGCATCCTGGGGGTGGACCGGGTCATCACCCAAGAGGTGAACCGCTACCGGGAGCTCAGGCCCGGCCTCCCCTACACCCCTCCCCCCCCTTACGAGAAGCTGGACCCCCGCACCCTGAAGGCGGAAGACCTCAGGCTCCTCCTGGGCCGGCCCCTCAAGGAGGTGGTGCGCCACGTGGACGGGGTGGGCCTCGAGCTCATGCGGGAGCTGGCCCGCCGGGCGGGCCTCACCCCGGAAACCCCCCTGGACGAGGCCGCCCTGGAAAGGGTCTTCCAGGCCCTTAAGGGCCTGGTGGAAGACCCCGCCCTGCGCACCGCCTTGACGGAGGAGCTCCGGGCGAAGTGGGCGGAGGAGGAGAAGGAGGCCCTGAGAAAGCCCCTCCTCGAGGCCCTGGAAAGGGAGCGGAAGACCCTTTTGGCCCGGCTCGCCGACTACCAAAGGGCCCTGGACCGCCTGGAGGAGGCGGCAGCGCTCCGCCAAAAGGCCGACCTCCTCCTGGCCCGGCTTAAGGAGGTGCCCAAGGGGGCCGAAAAGGTGGTGCTGGAAGGGTTTGACGGGAAGCCGGTGGAGGTTGCCCTGGGCCCCACCGTCTCCCCCCAGGAGAACGCAAAGAAGCTCTACGAACGGGCCCGGCGCCTGGAGGCGCTGGCCGAAAGGGCCCTCGACCTCATCCCCAAGACGGAGGCCAAGGTGCAGGCCCTCGAGGGGGAGATGGCCCGCCTCCGCCAGGCGGACCTCGCCGAGCTTCTCGCCCTCACGCGAAAGCCCAGGGAAGGGAAAGGCTCCAAGGTGGGCCTGCGCTACACCTCCCCTTCAGGCTTCGCCGTGTGGGTGGGCAGGAACGCCAAGGAAAACGACCTCCTGACGCGGGCCGCCCACTCCGAGGACCTCTGGTTCCACGCCCAAGGGGTGCCGGGAAGCCACGTGATCCTGAAGGTGGAAGGCCAAAACCCACCCCTGGAGGACCTCCTCTTCGCCGCCAGGCTGGCCGCCTACCACTCCAAGGCCCGGGGGGAGGCCCAGGTGCCCGTGGACTACACCCGCAAAAAGCACGTGTGGCGCCCCAGGAAGGCCGCCCCCGGCCAGGCGCTCTACACCCACGCCAAAACCCTCTTCGTGGAGGGCACGCTTCCCAAGGCTGTGGCCGAGGAGTAA
- a CDS encoding tRNA (adenine-N1)-methyltransferase: protein MGGVEGELFLLKDQKGRAFLVRLREGGVFHHHRGAVPHEAIRQAGPGGRVQTHLGEALSVHRPTLEEYVLHMRRSATPTYPKDASAMVTLLDLSPGMRVLEAGTGSGGLTLFLARAVGKEGRVESYERRPQHLAQAQGNVRAFWQVENVRFHPLALEEAELEPEGFHGVALDLMEPWKVLAKAAEALMPDRFLVAYLPNITQVLELVQRAEGLPLRLDRVLEVSWREWEVRLPVAHPRFQQVGHTAFLVAFRKWKDS from the coding sequence GTGGGCGGGGTGGAGGGCGAGCTTTTCCTCCTCAAGGACCAGAAGGGCCGCGCCTTCCTGGTGCGCCTCCGGGAGGGCGGGGTCTTCCACCACCACCGGGGGGCGGTGCCCCACGAGGCCATCCGGCAGGCGGGCCCGGGGGGGAGGGTCCAGACCCACCTGGGGGAGGCCCTCTCCGTCCACCGCCCCACCCTGGAGGAGTACGTGCTCCACATGCGTCGGAGCGCCACCCCCACCTACCCCAAGGACGCCAGCGCCATGGTCACCCTCCTGGACCTCTCCCCGGGGATGCGGGTCCTGGAGGCGGGCACGGGCTCGGGGGGGCTCACCCTCTTCCTGGCCCGGGCGGTGGGGAAGGAGGGCCGGGTGGAGAGCTACGAGCGGCGCCCCCAGCACCTGGCCCAGGCGCAGGGGAACGTCCGCGCCTTCTGGCAGGTGGAGAACGTCCGCTTCCACCCGCTGGCCCTGGAGGAGGCCGAGCTGGAACCGGAGGGCTTCCACGGGGTGGCCCTGGACCTGATGGAGCCCTGGAAGGTCCTGGCCAAGGCTGCGGAGGCCCTCATGCCCGACCGCTTCCTGGTGGCCTACCTGCCCAACATCACCCAGGTGCTGGAGCTGGTGCAAAGGGCCGAGGGCCTGCCCCTCAGGCTGGATAGGGTCCTGGAAGTCAGCTGGCGGGAGTGGGAGGTGAGGCTCCCCGTGGCCCACCCCCGCTTCCAGCAGGTGGGGCACACGGCCTTTTTGGTGGCCTTTAGGAAATGGAAGGACTCCTGA
- a CDS encoding cyclic-di-AMP receptor: MKLIVAIVQDTDAPGLTKALLERGLQSTKLASTGGFLREGNTTLLIGLEDERVEEVLDLIREKCRTRTRLVSRGLPLSEAPDPFLAQPVEVQVGGAVVFVLPVEGFFKM, translated from the coding sequence ATGAAGCTCATCGTGGCCATCGTGCAGGACACCGACGCCCCGGGGCTCACCAAGGCCCTTTTGGAGCGGGGCCTGCAGTCCACCAAGCTGGCCTCCACCGGGGGGTTCCTCAGGGAGGGGAACACCACCTTGCTCATCGGCCTGGAGGACGAGCGGGTGGAGGAGGTGCTGGACCTCATCCGGGAAAAGTGCCGCACCCGCACCCGCCTGGTGAGCCGAGGGCTTCCCCTCTCCGAGGCCCCCGACCCCTTCCTGGCCCAGCCGGTGGAGGTGCAGGTGGGGGGGGCGGTGGTCTTCGTCCTGCCGGTGGAGGGGTTCTTCAAGATGTAG
- a CDS encoding pyridoxal phosphate-dependent aminotransferase, with protein sequence MRLHPRTRAARESIFPRMSGLALRLGAVNLGQGFPSGPPPPFLLEAVRKALGRHDQYAPPAGLPPLREALAEEFAVDPEGVVVTSGATEALYVLLQSLVGPGDEVVVLEPFFDVYLPDAFLAGAEARLVRLELGERGFHLDLAALEGAIGERTRVLLLNAPMNPTGLVFREEALRRVADLAQRHDLFLVSDEVYDELYYGERPRRLREFAPERTFTVGSAGKRLEATGYRVGWIVGPKEYMPTLAGMRQWTSFSSPSPLQAGVAEALRVARKEGFYEALREDYRRRRDLLLSGLRSMGLKAYGPEGTYFLMAELPGWDPFALLEAARVALIPASAFYREDPPPFLFRFAFCKSEEELYLALERLAAVVNFPREAQTGGLPE encoded by the coding sequence ATGCGCCTCCACCCCCGCACCCGGGCCGCCCGGGAGAGCATCTTCCCCAGGATGAGCGGGCTGGCCCTGCGGCTTGGGGCGGTGAACCTGGGCCAGGGGTTTCCCTCCGGTCCTCCACCCCCCTTTCTCCTGGAAGCCGTTCGCAAGGCCCTGGGCCGCCACGACCAGTACGCGCCCCCTGCCGGGCTTCCCCCCCTGAGGGAGGCCTTGGCGGAGGAGTTCGCCGTGGACCCCGAAGGGGTGGTGGTCACCTCCGGGGCCACGGAGGCCCTCTACGTCCTGCTCCAGAGCCTGGTGGGGCCGGGGGACGAGGTGGTGGTCCTGGAGCCTTTCTTCGACGTGTACCTGCCCGATGCCTTCCTGGCGGGGGCCGAGGCCAGGCTGGTGCGGCTTGAGCTTGGGGAAAGGGGCTTCCATCTGGACCTCGCCGCCCTGGAGGGGGCCATAGGGGAGCGCACCCGGGTCCTCCTCCTCAACGCCCCCATGAACCCCACGGGGCTTGTGTTCCGGGAGGAGGCGCTCAGGCGGGTGGCGGATCTGGCCCAAAGGCATGACCTTTTCCTGGTTTCCGACGAGGTCTACGACGAACTCTACTATGGGGAAAGGCCCAGGCGCCTCAGGGAGTTCGCCCCCGAGCGGACCTTCACCGTGGGGAGTGCGGGGAAGCGCCTGGAGGCCACCGGCTACCGGGTGGGCTGGATCGTGGGGCCTAAGGAGTACATGCCCACCCTGGCGGGGATGCGCCAGTGGACGAGCTTTTCCTCCCCAAGCCCCCTACAGGCGGGGGTGGCGGAGGCCTTAAGGGTGGCCCGGAAGGAGGGGTTTTACGAGGCCCTGCGGGAGGACTACCGGAGGAGGCGGGACCTCCTCCTTTCCGGGCTCAGGTCCATGGGCCTTAAGGCCTACGGGCCGGAGGGCACCTATTTCCTCATGGCCGAGCTTCCCGGGTGGGACCCCTTCGCGCTCCTGGAGGCGGCCCGGGTGGCCCTCATCCCTGCCTCCGCCTTCTACCGGGAAGACCCCCCTCCCTTCCTCTTCCGCTTCGCCTTCTGCAAGAGCGAGGAGGAGCTTTACCTGGCCCTGGAGCGCCTGGCCGCCGTGGTAAACTTCCCCCGTGAAGCTCAAACCGGTGGCCTACCTGAGTAA
- the pdhA gene encoding pyruvate dehydrogenase (acetyl-transferring) E1 component subunit alpha: MKLKPVAYLSKGDFPLGEGEALALYRAMRRARFFDEKAVTLQRQGRLGVYPPFTGQEAAQVGLALALGEGDWVVPSYRESALLLARGLPIHTLLLYWRAHPAGWRFPEGVRAVNPYIPIATQIPQAVGLALAGRYRGEGWVVAVAIGDGGTSEGDFHEGLNFAAVFRAPVVFLVQNNGYAISVPKEKQMRVDYIARRAEGYGMPGVVVDGNDAAAVYLEARKAVERARKGEGPTLLEALTYRLAPHTTSDDPSRYRTREEEEAWRAQDPILRLRRALEARGLWDEGKEGELLAELEAEFTQELALADAAPEPRPEEIVEHVYAEMGPDQRRAWEALGRGLHLEEAW; encoded by the coding sequence GTGAAGCTCAAACCGGTGGCCTACCTGAGTAAGGGCGATTTCCCCTTAGGAGAAGGGGAGGCCCTCGCCCTCTACCGGGCCATGCGCCGGGCCCGGTTTTTTGACGAGAAAGCCGTGACCCTGCAGCGCCAGGGAAGGCTCGGGGTCTACCCCCCCTTCACGGGGCAGGAGGCGGCCCAGGTGGGCCTGGCCTTGGCCCTGGGGGAGGGGGACTGGGTGGTGCCCTCCTACCGGGAGTCGGCCCTGCTCCTGGCCCGCGGCCTTCCCATCCACACCCTCCTCCTCTACTGGCGGGCCCACCCCGCGGGCTGGCGCTTCCCCGAGGGGGTGCGGGCGGTGAACCCCTACATCCCCATCGCCACCCAGATCCCCCAGGCGGTGGGCCTGGCCCTGGCGGGGCGGTACCGGGGGGAGGGCTGGGTGGTGGCCGTCGCCATCGGGGACGGGGGGACCAGCGAGGGGGACTTCCACGAGGGGCTGAACTTCGCCGCGGTGTTCCGGGCCCCGGTGGTCTTCCTGGTGCAGAACAACGGCTACGCCATCAGCGTGCCCAAGGAGAAGCAGATGCGGGTGGACTACATCGCCCGGCGGGCCGAGGGGTACGGGATGCCGGGGGTGGTGGTGGACGGGAACGACGCCGCGGCCGTCTACCTGGAGGCCAGGAAGGCGGTGGAACGCGCACGAAAGGGGGAGGGGCCTACCCTCCTCGAGGCCCTCACCTACCGCCTGGCCCCCCACACCACCTCCGACGACCCCTCCCGCTACCGCACCCGGGAGGAGGAGGAGGCCTGGCGGGCCCAGGACCCCATCCTGCGCTTGCGCCGGGCCCTGGAGGCGCGGGGGCTTTGGGACGAGGGGAAGGAGGGGGAGCTCCTCGCCGAGCTGGAAGCGGAGTTCACCCAGGAGCTGGCCCTGGCGGACGCCGCCCCCGAGCCCCGCCCTGAGGAGATCGTGGAACACGTCTACGCGGAGATGGGCCCCGACCAAAGGCGGGCCTGGGAGGCCCTGGGGCGGGGCCTGCACCTGGAGGAGGCATGGTAG
- a CDS encoding alpha-ketoacid dehydrogenase subunit beta encodes MVAEKARVLNMVQAIHEALDLALARDPRVLVFGEDVGRLGGVFRATEGLQAKYGEARVFDTPLAESGILGLAIGLAMGGMRPVAEIQFAGFLYPALDQILSHLGRWRHRSRGRVGLPVVVRAPYGGGVHTPEQHADSPEALLCHTPGVKVVIPASPERAKGLLLAAVEDPDPVFFLEAIKLYRGSRAEVPEGHYTLPLGRARVVREGRHATLIGYGGMVEVMLEAAEVAAREGVEVLVVDLETLVPLDEDTLLEAVRETGRAVVVYEAMRTGGFGAEVAARIAEGAIDHLQAPVVRVAGYDAPYPPFSAIEHHYRPSARRVLAALRRVLTH; translated from the coding sequence ATGGTAGCGGAAAAGGCCCGCGTGCTCAACATGGTCCAGGCCATCCACGAGGCCCTGGACCTGGCCCTGGCCCGGGATCCCCGGGTCCTGGTCTTCGGCGAGGACGTGGGCCGGCTCGGCGGGGTCTTCCGGGCCACGGAAGGGCTCCAGGCCAAATACGGGGAGGCCAGGGTCTTCGACACCCCCCTGGCGGAAAGCGGTATCCTGGGCCTCGCCATCGGCCTGGCCATGGGGGGGATGCGCCCGGTGGCGGAGATCCAGTTCGCCGGTTTCCTCTACCCCGCCCTGGACCAGATCCTCTCCCACCTGGGCCGCTGGCGCCACCGCTCCCGGGGTCGGGTGGGCCTCCCCGTGGTGGTGCGGGCCCCCTATGGGGGAGGGGTGCACACCCCGGAGCAGCACGCGGACTCCCCCGAGGCCCTCCTCTGCCACACCCCGGGGGTGAAGGTGGTGATCCCCGCAAGCCCCGAAAGGGCCAAGGGCCTCCTCCTGGCTGCCGTCGAGGATCCGGACCCCGTCTTCTTCCTGGAGGCCATCAAGCTCTACCGGGGCTCCCGGGCGGAGGTGCCGGAAGGGCATTACACCCTCCCCCTGGGCCGGGCCCGGGTGGTGCGGGAGGGGAGGCACGCCACCCTTATCGGCTACGGGGGCATGGTGGAGGTGATGCTGGAGGCGGCGGAGGTGGCGGCCCGGGAGGGGGTGGAGGTCCTGGTGGTGGACCTGGAGACCCTGGTGCCCCTGGACGAGGACACCCTCTTGGAAGCTGTTCGGGAAACCGGCCGGGCGGTGGTGGTCTACGAGGCCATGCGCACCGGGGGCTTTGGGGCGGAGGTCGCCGCCCGCATCGCCGAAGGCGCCATCGACCACCTCCAGGCCCCTGTGGTGCGGGTGGCGGGGTACGACGCCCCCTACCCGCCCTTCAGCGCCATCGAGCACCACTACCGCCCGAGTGCCAGGAGGGTCCTCGCCGCCCTAAGGCGGGTGCTGACCCACTGA
- a CDS encoding CBS domain-containing protein, translating into MRTHLVVVPPRTPLEEAHRLLVQTGVRYLPVVEGERYLGLVGERQLRLPLAPWAPGHLRADPQAPVARFLQPFPQARPEEPLEEAAFRLEAARVGALPVVEGEALLGLVTAYDLLRGLLELLRPKAPATRLDLLVPDGPGLGRVLRAVEESGTPLVGLHLFREAGGLGFRVLLHVGALDVRPLLARLEALGLRPIRP; encoded by the coding sequence ATGCGAACCCACCTGGTGGTGGTGCCGCCCCGCACGCCCCTGGAGGAGGCCCACCGCCTCCTGGTCCAGACAGGGGTCCGCTACCTGCCGGTGGTGGAGGGGGAGCGGTACCTGGGCCTTGTGGGCGAGCGGCAGCTTCGCCTGCCCCTGGCCCCCTGGGCCCCGGGGCACCTGCGGGCGGATCCCCAGGCCCCCGTGGCCCGGTTCCTGCAACCTTTTCCCCAGGCCCGTCCCGAGGAGCCCCTGGAGGAGGCCGCCTTCCGCCTGGAGGCGGCCCGGGTGGGGGCCCTGCCCGTGGTGGAGGGGGAGGCCCTCCTGGGCCTGGTGACCGCCTACGACCTCCTGCGGGGCCTTTTGGAACTCCTCCGCCCCAAGGCCCCCGCCACCCGCCTGGACCTCCTGGTGCCGGATGGGCCGGGCCTCGGGAGGGTGCTCCGGGCCGTGGAGGAGAGCGGCACCCCCCTGGTGGGCCTGCACCTTTTCCGCGAGGCCGGGGGCTTGGGCTTCCGGGTCCTCCTCCACGTGGGCGCCCTGGACGTGAGGCCCCTGCTGGCCCGCCTCGAGGCCCTGGGCCTCCGTCCCATCCGCCCCTAG